GAAAAAAGACCTGGAAACAAGGGTGAAGTTATCGAAGAGAAAAACACACTGCAAGAAGATGATATTGCAACCAAGATATTAGAAATAGTATCTGAAGGTGGAGGTCTAGTATATCTAGATAGAGCAGATATTATTGTTTCAGGTGGAAAAGGAGTAGGATCTAAAGAAAACTTTAAAATACTACAAGATTTAGCAGATGTTTTAGGTGGAACTGTTGGAGCATCAAGAGCGGCAGTTGAAGCAGGATGGATGGAACAGAGTCGTCAAGTAGGACAAACCGGTACAACAGTAAGACCTAAAATATATTTTGCACTTGGCATTTCAGGTGCTATTCAACATTTAGTAGGCATGCAAACTTCAGATGTAATTGTTGCGATAAATAATGACCCTGATGCTACTATCTTCAATGTTGCTAATTATGGTATAGTTGGAGATTTAAAAAAGATTGTACCCGAGTTAACAAAAGAGCTCAAAAAACGGCTTCAAGGTTAGGGGGGATGATATAAATGGTACAAGAAAGATTTGATGCAATAGTTGTTGGAGCAGGACCAAGTGGACTTTCAGCTGCCATTACCATGGCAAGGGCTGGTTTAAAGGTTATTATTTTTGAAAGAGGAGAATATCCTGGATCTAAAAATGTTATGGGTGGGGTTATCTATAGGGAACCAACTTCGAGGGTGTTCCCAGAATTTTGGAAAGAGGCCCCAATAGAAAGACCTTTAGTAGAAACAAATTATTGGTTTATGACAGATAATGCTGCAACTAAAATAGGATATAGGACAGCAGATTTTATGGAAGATCCTTATAATTCTTTTACTGTCTTAAGAGCGAGGTTTGATAAATGGGCAGGAGAAGAAGCTAAAAAAGCAGGAGCATTACTTATTTGTGAAACAGTAGTAGAGGATATAATTAAAGAAGATGGAAAAGTAGTTGGAGTTAAAACTGGAAGAGAAAATGGAAATGTTTATGCAGATGTTGTAGTTATATCAGAAGGAGCCAATAGTCTTTTAACCCAAGCATCGCTAGGTATGCAAAAAAACCACTTGCCTGCTAATCATTTTGCGATATATGCAAAAGAAATAATTTCCTTACCTAAAGAAAAAATTGAAGATCGCTTTGGCTTAGAAAAGGGTATGGGTGCTACCATTGATATGTTTGGTGATACTACAAATGGAATGGTAGGAACGGCCTTTTTGTATACTAATAATGAAAGTGTATCATTAGGTGTGGGAGCATTAATCTCGCAGCTAAGTGAAAAGGGAGTAAATCCAA
This genomic interval from Desulfonispora thiosulfatigenes DSM 11270 contains the following:
- a CDS encoding FAD-dependent oxidoreductase is translated as MVQERFDAIVVGAGPSGLSAAITMARAGLKVIIFERGEYPGSKNVMGGVIYREPTSRVFPEFWKEAPIERPLVETNYWFMTDNAATKIGYRTADFMEDPYNSFTVLRARFDKWAGEEAKKAGALLICETVVEDIIKEDGKVVGVKTGRENGNVYADVVVISEGANSLLTQASLGMQKNHLPANHFAIYAKEIISLPKEKIEDRFGLEKGMGATIDMFGDTTNGMVGTAFLYTNNESVSLGVGALISQLSEKGVNPNDLLEKLKRHPAVKPLIEGGEPKEYLAHMIPEGGYKAIPKLYGNGVVIVGDAAQLVNGLHREGSNLAITSGKIAAEVIIDAFGKGDFSEESLANYDKRLRETFVIKDLQKYQDSSSHFEENPDLFATYPKFMSMALKEFFTVNSVSKKDKQKIIMKNVFDERSKWKLGKDLYHIWRVLK